The following DNA comes from Mucilaginibacter jinjuensis.
GGTGCAAAAAGGGGAGTTAGTGCTGGAGTCAGGCCGACTAGGTAGACGGGTTATTCCCCGTCTGGCCACAGCCTTTAACTTCCGGCATAATAATTCCGCTGTCTTTCGTCTGCTATGCGACCTGCAATTCCAGGGACTCTCCACATCAGTGACGATAGAATTGGATGCGCTGTTCCCCGAACTGGATTTTTATCCGCGTATAACCTATCAAAATACGATACTGTCTTTGGCTAAATGGAATTTGAGAAAGGAACAATTAAATGAACTAACCGGCTTCACACCGGATGAATTGCCTGCCGGTCTTCAAAAATTCAGGAAGGAATACCGGATACCAAGACATGTAACGCTCGGTGAATACGATCAGCAGCTGGTCTTTGACCTGGCCGATGATATGGAAGCTGCTCTTTTTATACAATGTCTCAAAGGATTGGAAAAAGCGGAGGTTAAAGAATATTTGTTGCCGGACCGTTCGATCAGGAATGGCCACGAAGTATTTGCAGGTCAGATCGTGGCGTTTCTGGCACATGATAATTGTATTTATCATCCGGCAATTCAGGTCACATCGGATATGGCCGAGCCACGCGACTTTATGGTCGGTAGTCAATGGCTTTACCTTAAAATATATTGCACGCCAAGGATAGCGAATTCGATTCTTACGGATATTGCTCGCCCTTTTATTTTCGAAAACCGTGCTTTGATTGAGAAATGGTTTTTTATTCGCTATGACGAACAGGGTCATCATTTACGATTGCGTTTTTGTGCCGCTGAGGACAATATAGGGGGGCTTTTAGTTGCATTTCGAAAACGGATGAGCATAAGCGGATACGATCATTTAATCCATGATTACCATTTGGATACCTATCGCCGGGAAATTGAACGTTACAGCGCAACCCTCATGCCACTGGTAGAAGATGTTTTTCATGCAGGCAGTGAATTGGTGATTTGGTTTCTGCGACAAAAGGCACTTAGGGGCCGATGGAGTGAATTTGAGTTCGGACTGGTTACTGCAAACCTCATGATCACATGCTGTATTGCTGATCATGAAAGTCGCTTAGAATATATCCGGGAAGCCGCAGGAGCCTTTTTTGTAGAATTTGGCGGTAGTAAAACATTAAAGATTCAAATGGATCAAAAATATCGGGAGCTCAAGTCTATGGTTGAGATGGCTATGCGCAATACCATTATGTTGAGGAAATGTAGCCTTTTACGAAAACGTGTAAAGCATTTAATAAGTGCGGTAAGCGATATCCGGATAATCAATACACTGGCGGCAGATCTTGTACATATGCAATTGAACCGTACATTCCATTCAGATCAGCGACAACAGGAATATCTGGCTTATTACTGCCTGGAAAAGTATATGATATCGACTTCAGCTCAAGCATCGAAAAGAAATTAGCAGATGATCAATACAGAACCTATTAAACTCAAGAAATATACCTATTTTATTGGGATAGATATATCGCGTAATGAATTGGACTTCGCTGTAATGCAGGACAGCAAGCTCCTATTTCACAAAGAAATTCCTAACCAAGTAGCAGATATTAAGCTCATGGTGACGGAATTAAAGGGCTTACCAAAATTTACGATCAGAAAAGCAGCGTTCTGTATGGAACAAACCGGTATTTACAGTAACCATCTGAAAATTGCGCTCAAGAGCTGCAAAGCCAATATCATAATAGAAGATGCTCTACATATTCGAAGCTCATTAGGTACAGTAAGAGGAAAATACGATAAAATTGATGCGATCAGAATTGCTCAATATGGTTATAAAAACCGTGAGCACCTACGTGTCTGGCAACCGCGAAGATTGATTCTTGAACAATTAGCCCATTTGTCCACACTCAGAAACAGATTAATCAATGTAAAAACTATCATATCACAACAACTAAATGAAGACACAACTTTCGTCAATAAGAAAATACTAAATCAAAGTAGAATGCTATGTAGTAAAAGTACGGGTGCTATTTCTCTTGATGTAACCGGAGTAGACGAATTCATAACTGAATTGGTAAAATCAGACCCTTATTTAATGCGGATGCATGATATCATTACATCTGTTCCATGCGTCGGTACAGTCACGGCAATACAGATTATCATTACTTCAAACGAACTTAGAGATATAAACGACCCTAAGAAGTATGCCTGCTATGCTGGGGTTGTGCCATTCAAGCGAGAATCTGGCGTGATTCAAGGGAAGGCTAAAGTATCTAAGTTAGCTAATAAAAGAGTTAAAGCACTGTTACATACCTGTGCCCTTAATGCGATTAGGCACGACCCCGAATTAAAAGCATATTTTGAAAGGAAACATAAAGAAGAGGGCAAGCCGAAAATGGCTGTGTTAAATGCAGTAAGGAACAAACTTGTGTTAAGAATATTTGCCTGCTTAAATCAGGATAGAGAATATGAGCCAAACTACAAAAACAAATATTCGGGTGACACTAATAAGAATGAGTTAAATAACGATATAACGGCAAGTTGATTATAGAAACTTAAGATTAAAGACCTGGAAAGACGGATATCACTAATTGTTTTCTTAGCTTGATGATATCAGAAGGCAAAGAAACTTATCTGCGACTAAGGGTTTAAATCTACCTCATGATTTACCCTTTACGATTTAATGCAATAATATCAGCTAAATTTTTTGTGAATGATATACAAAAAGATGGAAAAAAAAAGTTCAGGTTAGAGACTCGGAACGACAGAATTGCTTGCTGTTTTATAATCTCAAATGGTAAAAGGTCTTATCAGAAGTCGCAGGTTTACAACCTAATCTTAGATTTAAGCTTTACCATTTGAGAATATAACAAGCTATACTAATTACTCAGAAGGATATAACAGTAAGTGGATTAAAGAACGATAAGGCTAAGACCTAGAAGGACAATAATCGCTTACTGTTTTCCAAAGGCATTCAAATGGTAAAGGACTTATTCGATGTCACAGGTTAAAGGCCTAATCTTTGTATTAAGTCTTACCATTTGAGTTAATAACGAGCTGTTGTTCCCTAGATAATGCTACAGCGGTAAGTGGATTAATGATGACCGGTTAAGGCATGGAAGAATGATAATTGCTTATTGTTCTAATTAATTATATCAAATGGTAAAGGGCCTTATCAAAAGTCGCAGGTTAAAGACCCAATCCTTGATTCAAGCTTTATCATTTGATATATTCAACAAAGCCCGGCTGCTACGTTTTACATTATTAGCCGGTGCTTTAAATTCATGAAAATGATTTGAAAGTCACTTGATATGAACAGACCAAAGAAGTATACTTATTTTATCGGTATAGATGTTTCTAGAAATAAGCTCGATTTTGCGATAATGCGGGTTGCGGAGCTGCTATTTCACAAAGAAATTAAAAACGAAGTAACCGAAATAAAGGGTTTGGTCTTAGAATTAAAAAAATTACCAAAGTTTGTCATTTCAAAGGCTGTTTTCGGGCTGGAGCATACGGGTGTATACGGCAATCATTTACTGCTGGTATTAAAGAAACTCAAAGCAAATATCGTTTATGAAAATCCTGTTCATATTCGAAATTCGTTAGGTAACATCCGTGGTAAGTACGATAAAATTGATGCGATCAGGATAGCCCAATACCTGTATAAAAACAGGGAACAATTTAAACTATGGCAGCCCAAACGACCGGTTGTCCAGGAGTTAGCCCACCTGTCGGCGCTTAGGAATAAACTCATCACTTTAGGAAAATCATTAAATACTCCGTTAAATGAAGATGCTCTGTTTGTGAATAAAAGGATTATCACCCAGAGTAAGGCATTATGCAGCGACAGTTTCTATGCATTGACTACGGATTTGGAAAAGGTTGACAATACTATCGCGGGACTGATAAAAAGCGACGATAATTTAAACAGATTGCACCGGTTGATTACATCCGTACCAAGTGTTGGCACTGTGACCGCAGTGCAAATCATCATCACAACGAATGAATTCCAAGATATTAACAATCCTAAAAAGTTTGCGTGCTATGCCGGTGTGGTGCCCTTTAAAAATGATTCCGGGAAAATCGAGGGTAGAAGCAAACTTTCCAACATAGCAAATAAACGGGTAAAGACATTACTCCATACCTGTGCACTCGGCGCGATGAGATATGTTCCGGACCTCAAAGCATACTACGTACAGAAAACTAAAACAGAAGGAAAACCAAAGATGGCCGTGCTCAATGCGATAAGAAACAAGCTTGTACATAGAATTTTTGCCTGTGTTAATGATAATAGATTATATCAATCAGACTACCAGCGGGCAAATGAAGGAACATGATGGTAGTAATTATATAATTATGTAATCAAAGGAAGCAACATTAGTATTAGGTTAATTCCGGGTTTACGACCCATACTTTGAAATAATATTTTGTTGCTCCTTTGCTTTCTATCAACATTATAGCGCCGTTGCAATTTTATTGGATTAGTAAATCTCTATTTAGTGACTTAGAACCAACCAATACTTATCATAAAAAGTTTATTTACAAAACATAAAATGTTACACATTCTTCAGACGAAGATGACTACGCAACACTTGATACCGAAATGAAAAAGGAGGGATTTGGCCTACTATAGCTCCCAAAGGGAAGAATCATTGGTCGCTATTTCATTTTTAAAACTTCAATTGCGTTAAGCAATGCTTTCTCTTTTAATTCAGTTGTTGCGGCGTTGTTGTTCATTGCACTTCGAGTTTTGCCTCACGTACAAAGATTTATAAATGGATGTTAGCTTAAAAATTAAAAGTTTAAGTATGTCTACAGTCGTTAATTTGCTGATATTTAATATTTATATTTATTCATGTAAGGGTCTCATTACCACATTACTCATTGGTATTTTCTGAAGCTTGATTTCTCCCTTTCTCATTAACTAACATTGCCTTTAAAGCATAAGAATCCGATGTTTTCTTTGGTGAATTGATTTAAAAGAACTTAGGATATGCTGCATTGGGCGTTCTAAACCAATAACTAGCCGGAGGTTTGCCGCTTGCTGAGCAAAATAACGTTATCCATTTTTAGACGGAATGCGGCACGGTACGTTCCGCCGATAGGCAAAGTAAACTGTGTGTTTAGCCTGATCTGACCCGGTTCAATAGATTTAATCGCACAGTGGTTCACGATGAATGACTGATGAATCCTGGAAAACTGATTTTTAGGCAATCTTGTCAATATTTCGCTAAGCGTCAAATAAGTGGTGATCTTTTCGTCAGTCAAATGTATGGCAATGTAATTTCCGAGGTTTTCGATGTACACGATTTTATCGATTTCCACGCGATTAAATTTACCTCTTAAATCACTTTTGACAAAAAAGTAAGCCAAGACGTCCGAAAAGCCGTTTTTGTTAGCTTCTGTTGCAAGTTTAACTTTAGTAACAGCCTTCAGGAAACGGTTGTAATTAATCGGTTTAATGAGGTAGTCTATCGCATTTTTTTCAAAAGCCTCGGGGGCGTAGTCACGAAATGCCGTGGTAAAGATGATTTCGGTAACAGGATTTACCAACTCTGCAAAATCAAGGCCGTTCAACTGCGGCATGTCGACATCGAGAAAAGTTAATCCCGGAGCTGGATTTTCGGAAAAAAATTCCAGCGCTTCCAAGGGATTTGTAGAAGTGCCGGATAATTCAAGACCGGGAGTTTGTTCAATATATCTTTTAATAATATCGATTGAGTGGCTTTCGTCGTCGATAATGTAGCATGTAAGGTTCATAGGTTGATTGTTAAGGTCAGTTCAAATATATCTTTCAGTTCTGTGATATTCAGTCGATATTTTTCCGGATATGCTCCATCCAGCCGGATGCGGACGTTTTGCAGGCCCAGTTGCTGGCGGGCAAATTTGGTATTCTTTGCTTTTTTTAGGTTTTGGCTGCGAAAAAAAAAATGGCCGTTTGCATCAATTTCCAGGTGCAAGAGAGCTGGCATATTCGCATTGGTGAGATCACCGTGTTTAAAAATATTTTCTGTTAATGTAAGTAAGATCAGCGGAATGATTCGGTGGCGTTGAAATTCCCCATTCATTGTCAGGACAATTCCTACCGGGAATCGATAGGCGTTTATCTCCAATAAATTACGAATTTGTGCCATTTCATCTACGAGGTTTATTTTACCATCGGCCTCCGTTTGCTGCAAACTGAAATGCATAATTTCAGCCAGTAGCCATACACAATGTGCAGCTTCGTCAGAATGCTCCTGGACTTTCGAGTAAACAAAATTTAGTGCGTTGAATAACAAGTGCGGGTTGATTTGCTGTTGATAAAATGCGCTTCGGCTTTTCGCAAGTTGGGTTTCAATTTCTGCCTTATCTTTCTCGACAATTAACCGTTGTCTTTCGGCCATTAGGGATTGTTTTCGGAAATGGGAAATGTGGCCAGCCGCCCAGTAAAAAATGGACAGTACTAAAAAATAAAATCCTCTGACGATATTACGGTTGTAAAACCCTTGCACGTAGACAAAAGGGTTTGCGATATTTTGGGAATTTTTATCTAAAAAATAATCCGCGATCAATTTAATCAGCATATAGAGAGCAAACGCCAGCGCCATCTTGGGTAGCCCTTTAAAATAGTCGGACTTGGGGTGGTCGAAAATCTGATTTAAGAGATAGACGTTGGCGTAAAAATAGCTAATGTTAATAGGGTAGTAAATCAAGTAAACATAGGGGCGTTCAATGCGGCCCGAAATGAAATATATGGTACTGAGCTCATAAATGATAAATAAAACCCAGCAAAAGACGTGGACTAAGACTTTTTTATCAAGAAGACGCTTAACCAAATTCATAACCATCAACACTGTTTTTATGCTCAGTCGGCTCGTTTCTGTAATAAATGCAGTTGGAAAACTTGTTTTACTTAAATTAATAAAAAAATAGAAATTATGAGAAAAATGAACAAACTTCCAAAGAAAAAAACACAAACGATCGGTCGCTCAACCGCGGCAAGTATCAGAACTGCTGGTCAAGCTTCGGATACAACGAGTGTGACCAACAGCGGGCTTACAAGCAGCCATATTATCCATCGATAAGACTTGTAATAACGCACCAGCAAGTTAGTTATGCTTCGGAATGAACTTTCTATATTTCAGGACCCAGGCTCGCTGCCAGAAGGTGGCGTTTGTGCGGCATTAATTGAACTGACGCCCGGGATTTGCGCACGTGTGCGGCGGTCTTGGGAAGATGCGGTTTTATCCGAAGCACCGGAGCATATCCTGGTGCGTTACTTTCATTATCAACTTGATTCTGTTTTTGCGATTGCCAATTCCTACTATAAATGTGGTAATAAAACCGAAGAGCCTGCATGGCAATTAATAGTAAACCTGATAGACCACTTGCATGTTTATTATTCTTGTTATTTCAATTGCAAGGCTATTTCACCCGATTTATACCGTTTGCACGTATCAAAGCAACTGAAATCCAAAGTGGACCTTGTTAAAAATGGTTTAAATACGATGAACGACGCAGCATTGGGTGATATGTTCCTAAAGTATTTGAATCATGCTGGTTGCCTTGATCAGTCTATTAAACTTAGTTTCCAAAACTTAGACTATTTTATCCGGCTAATCAACAACTTAGCCGGGATCGATTATAGCCTAGGTAATGCGGAGGAATTATTTTTAAATGAACTTTTTCAAAGTAATTTTAACCACTTATCATTTTTTGTGTACCTGCAGCAACAGCTTAGTACAAAACAGGAACAAGCCCTCAATCCTGCTGAAAAATTGACTACCATGCGTGAACAACAGGCCGCGATCTGCAGTCGACCTGTAATTGCCACTCTAATTTATGATGAAGCGTGGCCATCTTTAAAAACAATGCTCGGGTGTTGGTTAGAGGAAGCGATTCATTTTACCGAACAATCTATTGATGATGCCCTGAAAAATGGTGAGTCGATTTTCCCCAAAATTCCTGTTGAACTTCCGGTCGCACATTTCGCTTACCTGACGCATTTGTTTGTGGACGAAAATATATTTGGGAACCAAAACCTGAAAGTGCTTTTCCGTTTTTTTGCCGACCATTTTCAAACCAAGCGGCAACCTGCGATATCACCAGGGGGATTTAGTAAAGCTTATTATAGCGCCGATCAGCAAACAGCCGCACGTGTCAGGGCATTGTTGGAAAAAATGCTTACGCGTATCAAACGCGATTTCTTCCCGGTAATGGTTGCAGTAAGTATAACAGCCCATTTTTATCCAGGTATGCACTAAGTTCGCCCAGCCAGGTGTAGGTAAATCCCGCTTTTGAGATGAGTTCTTCAGGAAGAATAAATAGTATATCCTTCAGCTTTTTAAAGCCCATTTTCCTGCTCGTCTCACAAAAGGCGTCGCCAAGATCCATCTCCTCAATTGTTATTTCTAAAGCTTGTTTTTCGTCCATGTTAGTCATCTTCGAGGTTTACCGGAATTTCTTTTTGAGATAGATGTCAAATAAAACAGGCCAACACTTGCAGCGTTTTTGAATGTATCTTCAGGCTAATTTATAAATAAAGATTTATTTTACCAATACAGGTATTAGTACTAAAATTTTCTTTTAGAACTTTCTTGCACCATGTTTTCTCGTGGTGCAACTAAATCTGAAATTGACTTATATATTATCAATAAGGTAAAGGCATATCGAGCAGAGAATAATATGTCACAAGCAGTGCTTGCAATCAAGTTAGAAGTGTCGGATGCATTCATTGGCCAGATTGAAAACCCCAGACAAAGGGCTAAATACAATATCGCTCACCTCAATAAGTTGGCTCAAATATTTAATTGTAGTCCTAAGGACTTTATGCCGGAAAGGCCTTTTGTTTAATTGATGGTTTTAACACGTATTACACTTCAACCATTGCTATCTAACTGTAGCCGGACAGTATTATAGTATTCTAAATTAGATAGTTAAATAATTAATTGTATCTTATTAATTGTGTTTTTGAAATAGATTACTTTTTTTCTTACCACAATGGCAAAAGACCGTAACGGAATAGAGAGACCAGTAATAGGGCACTCTTGAAAATAATGGGTGCTTGAAAAGTATACGAGGGCTTACACTCGAAACTAATGACGAGAAACTTGCGGCCAGAATGACCTGAACCGGGTTCAAATTTGATATTATGTAAACGGACAGGACTTTTACTTTTCGTCAATTTTAAATATTGAACGCTTTTTACATCTGTTTAGCCTATTTTTTGCGGAGGACTATGATCAGCAGAATACCTAAAAAAGGACAGGGTAATTACTAATTATTGGAGTTTTTTATAAATTGCCATACCCAATTGTAGTTTGAAATTTCAATGACAACATGAAACAACGCAGCGAAAAAATTCATAACGAAAAAAATAAAAAAAAATGGTTGACCCCTACCGTGGAAGTAATTTTGACCGAAAATATTCAAAGCGGATTTTACTTAGGCACAGCGGAGAACTTTCACCCAATAAACCCGATTACAATTAAATACTATCACAGTTAATTAAATTGATGGTGTTCGTCATAAAACACTTTCAGGTTTATAATTTAACCATGTGGCTGTAATTTCGTAACCATTCAATGTAGTTGGCGCATCGCGGCTATCGCTTTCTGTTTGATGTTTCTCCATCGACCTTTCTTTGACTTAAAGGATAGGAGGGCGGATATTAATCGGTTGAAATCGTTTTACCATTCTTTTCAAATTGCCTATAGAAAAATAATTCAATCCACTCAATGGCATAGGCTCATCCAAACACGGCGTTAAATTTTTCGTTATTTGTTATTGGTACGGAATTTTTCCGTATATTGCATGATAAAATTGATTCCATGGAACGGGCACTTAAAGTCGAAAAAACAAGGTTCGATACAAAACTAACCAAAGTTCAAAAGGAACTTTTTGAATTAGCCACAAAAATAGGGGGCTATCGCACTTTAACAGATTTTATGTTGTCAACTGCTGAAGAAAAAGCGAAGACTATCATTCAGCAGCATGAAGCGATATTAGCTTCTGAACGCGACAAAAAAATATTCTTCGATGCTATTATGAACCCGCCTCAGGCTAATCAGCGTTTACAGGATGCAGCTAAAAGGTACAAAGAGTTTAATAACCAGTCTGCAGAAGTTTAATGAGTTATCCTATATTTCCGCTAAAGTCTGAGTTTAATAAAAAAGACTTTAACTGTGGCAAGGACATGCTGGATAATTATATCCAAAAGAAGGCCGGTCAGGATCTGAAAAGACGTTTGAGCGCTGTGTTTGCAATGGTGGATGATAGTCGCGTGATAGCTTATTATACCTTGTCAAGTACAAGCATCTCCCGTGACCTGGTTCCGGAAGAGACTCAAAAGAAAATGCCGCCATCTTACCACGATTTGCCCGCCACTTTATTGGGCCGTCTGGCCGTAGATCAAAATTATAAAGGTCAGCGCCTGGGTGAATATTTATTAATGGATGCGTTAAAAAAGGCTTTCGACACATCAGAAAAACACATAGGCTCAATGGCTCTGATCGTCGATCCTCTCGATGATGATGCCGAAGCGTTCTACGCCAAATACGATTTCATAAAGCTGGATTCAGGTAAGATGTTTCTAACAATGCAAAATATAGCAGCACTATTTAAATAGTAATAACTATATCAGCGAATTCTCCAGCATATAGGTTCAGATTTAATTTTTTCAATTTAGATTGCATTCATTATTTAGTTACAGTTTGTGATCAATAAAGGGCTGTCTCCCTCCAGCTCGCCCTTTGCATTAATCAAAAAGAGCGCAAATCCGATAAAGCAAAATGATAAAGCAACGAAAAAAGCAGTCGAGATCAGTGTCATCCTTCTTTCAGCATTGAAGGTGGTCATAGTTTCCGCGACAATTTTATTCGGAGGTGGTGATTTTAATAAATAATAAATAGATAGCCACTGGACAGCAGCAGGCAAGCAAATCCTAAAAATACCGCTGCATGGGCTAAGAATCCTAAAAATGGCTGTTTTTCATTGTCTGTGGTGCCCATAGTTTTAAGGTTTAAATTTTTAGTTTTTTAAGTTTTATCTACTCACATTCAGAGGTATTAGTGTTGGTTTCCAAATGGCGGGTAAACCATTTAAGATTTCTTTGACAGGAATATTCCTGACCATAAACATCTTCATAAATAACTTCGATAGTTAATTGTGATAGTTCAGTTCTGAGTTTATTCTTAAAATCAGCCAAATGCTTTCTTTTATCGTATTCCAAATCC
Coding sequences within:
- a CDS encoding IS110 family transposase, whose amino-acid sequence is MINTEPIKLKKYTYFIGIDISRNELDFAVMQDSKLLFHKEIPNQVADIKLMVTELKGLPKFTIRKAAFCMEQTGIYSNHLKIALKSCKANIIIEDALHIRSSLGTVRGKYDKIDAIRIAQYGYKNREHLRVWQPRRLILEQLAHLSTLRNRLINVKTIISQQLNEDTTFVNKKILNQSRMLCSKSTGAISLDVTGVDEFITELVKSDPYLMRMHDIITSVPCVGTVTAIQIIITSNELRDINDPKKYACYAGVVPFKRESGVIQGKAKVSKLANKRVKALLHTCALNAIRHDPELKAYFERKHKEEGKPKMAVLNAVRNKLVLRIFACLNQDREYEPNYKNKYSGDTNKNELNNDITAS
- a CDS encoding IS110 family transposase, with translation MNRPKKYTYFIGIDVSRNKLDFAIMRVAELLFHKEIKNEVTEIKGLVLELKKLPKFVISKAVFGLEHTGVYGNHLLLVLKKLKANIVYENPVHIRNSLGNIRGKYDKIDAIRIAQYLYKNREQFKLWQPKRPVVQELAHLSALRNKLITLGKSLNTPLNEDALFVNKRIITQSKALCSDSFYALTTDLEKVDNTIAGLIKSDDNLNRLHRLITSVPSVGTVTAVQIIITTNEFQDINNPKKFACYAGVVPFKNDSGKIEGRSKLSNIANKRVKTLLHTCALGAMRYVPDLKAYYVQKTKTEGKPKMAVLNAIRNKLVHRIFACVNDNRLYQSDYQRANEGT
- a CDS encoding LytR/AlgR family response regulator transcription factor, with protein sequence MNLTCYIIDDESHSIDIIKRYIEQTPGLELSGTSTNPLEALEFFSENPAPGLTFLDVDMPQLNGLDFAELVNPVTEIIFTTAFRDYAPEAFEKNAIDYLIKPINYNRFLKAVTKVKLATEANKNGFSDVLAYFFVKSDLRGKFNRVEIDKIVYIENLGNYIAIHLTDEKITTYLTLSEILTRLPKNQFSRIHQSFIVNHCAIKSIEPGQIRLNTQFTLPIGGTYRAAFRLKMDNVILLSKRQTSG
- a CDS encoding histidine kinase, which produces MALAFALYMLIKLIADYFLDKNSQNIANPFVYVQGFYNRNIVRGFYFLVLSIFYWAAGHISHFRKQSLMAERQRLIVEKDKAEIETQLAKSRSAFYQQQINPHLLFNALNFVYSKVQEHSDEAAHCVWLLAEIMHFSLQQTEADGKINLVDEMAQIRNLLEINAYRFPVGIVLTMNGEFQRHRIIPLILLTLTENIFKHGDLTNANMPALLHLEIDANGHFFFRSQNLKKAKNTKFARQQLGLQNVRIRLDGAYPEKYRLNITELKDIFELTLTINL
- a CDS encoding helix-turn-helix domain-containing protein, translating into MFSRGATKSEIDLYIINKVKAYRAENNMSQAVLAIKLEVSDAFIGQIENPRQRAKYNIAHLNKLAQIFNCSPKDFMPERPFV
- a CDS encoding DUF1778 domain-containing protein, with product MERALKVEKTRFDTKLTKVQKELFELATKIGGYRTLTDFMLSTAEEKAKTIIQQHEAILASERDKKIFFDAIMNPPQANQRLQDAAKRYKEFNNQSAEV
- a CDS encoding GNAT family N-acetyltransferase, whose translation is MSYPIFPLKSEFNKKDFNCGKDMLDNYIQKKAGQDLKRRLSAVFAMVDDSRVIAYYTLSSTSISRDLVPEETQKKMPPSYHDLPATLLGRLAVDQNYKGQRLGEYLLMDALKKAFDTSEKHIGSMALIVDPLDDDAEAFYAKYDFIKLDSGKMFLTMQNIAALFK